GCAAAGCTgaagacaaaagaaacaacaaagaCATCAAATCTCCCCAGACCACATGACCATGGACCTCCAACTATCATCTCTGGTAGCTCTTGTTGTAGTCACATTTGCCTTTTCACTATTTATCCGCTCCCGATTTTGGAAACCAAGAGCAGTCAGAAAATCACCACCACTGGCTGGAGGTGCATGGCCTATAATCGGCCACCTCCGCTTATTTAAAAGTCCTGCAGAACCACTCCATATGGCATTGGGTAAATTGGCAGATAAATATGGACCAATTTTCACTATAAAGTATGGAGTGGAGAGAGCTGTGGTTGTGAGCAGCTCGGAAATGGCCAAAGAGTGTTTAAAGACACATGACAAAGTCTTTTCTAGCCGTGTACAATCGGTAGTCTCAGAAATCCTTGGCTACAACTATGCCTTCTTTGCATTCAGCACCTACGGCCGCTACTTTCacgaaataaagaaaaaggtcATGCACGAGCTCTTCTCCAACCATCGCATCGAGATGCTCAAACACGTTAGAGAATCCGAAGTGAGCACATCAATCAGAGAAATATACGAGCAGTGGAcgaagaacaagaagagtgGTGGTTCAAAtgaggtggtggtggaaaTGAAAGAATGGTTTGGTGACATAAGTGAGAATGTGATTTTTAGGATGATATTAGGGCAAAGATGTACTGAAGCTAAAAATTACGCAAAGAACCCCTTGCCAGGAGAGTTGATGGGGAGAAAGATTTTCCATGATGTTCTTCATATGCTTGGGACTGTGGTGCTTTCAGATGCGGTTCCTTTCTTGAGATGGTTGGACTTGGGTGGCCATCAGATTCAGAAGGCAATGAGGAAGAAATTAAAGGAGGTAGATCAACTGCTTCAAGTTTGGCTAGATGAGCATAAGCAGAAGAGGAAGATTTCTGGTGGGGTGAAGGGTGATGATGACCGTGACTTCATGGACACCATGATTTCATTTCTTGATGATGATTTGAAAGTTACCAAGGAGTATGATGCCGATACCATCAACAAAGCTACCGCCATGGTATGTGCACATTTTAATACCAAATTCATCACTTggctctttatttattatttctgaACAACCCTTGGATAACGCAAATCTAAGGCCTTCATCTACCCAATGTAATTTTGTGTACTTGTTTCGCAGACTATTCTCTTAGCAGGTGTAGATGTAACCACAGGGACATTGTCATGGGCACTGTCTTTACTTCTGAACAACCCTGTAACCCTAAAAAGGGCCCAAGAAGAATTAGACCAAGTTATTGGAAGAGAGAGGCAAGTGAAGGAATCTGACATCGACAACTTGGTCTATCTCGAAGCGGTTCTCAAAGAAACAATGCGTTTATACCCTCCAGGACCAGTTCCACTGGCCCATGTGTCCACAGAAGATTGCATTTTAGGGGGCTACCATATCCCAGCAAAGACTCGTGTCTTCATCAACATTGGAAAGATCCAACTAGATCCAAAGACGTGGCCAGAACCGAATGAGTTTCGACCCGAACGATTTCTTACAACACACAAGAACATTGATGTTAGAGGTCAGGATTTTGAGTTGATACCATTTAGCAGTGGAAGAAGAATGTGTGCAGGGTTATCACTTGCCATGAAAATGATGCCGTTGGCACTTGCTTCTTTGCTTCATGGGTTTGAAATTGCAACCCCTAGTGATGAGCCGGTTGACATGAGTGAGAATATGGAGTTGACTAACCATAAATCTTCCCTTCTTGAAGTCGTTGTCACGCCGCGCCTTCCTGCTCAATTATATGAATAGTATCATAAATAAGGCGAACTGCTATGTTACTATGTGGGATTGAAGTTACATGTGGTGTTCCTGACCAATTTCAGTTGAGAACCTCAGCTTGCAATAACAATCAATATTGTTGTAGtctattttgaatttaaaattaaagcTATCGATTGGAGCATATTTGCAACTTGCAAGAACTAAATTGACATTCTCTAAATGCAGAGGCTTGATGAGATCTGATATATAGTATTGTTGCTCTTCAAATCTCCGGATTTATACATTTAAgtatagattttttttcttatgtcttatttatttttgtgttttatgcCAATTTCATTCTTGTGATCAGTGGTGGAAACAAATTTAGAATCCCTTATTTTTATGCCTTTTTCCTcctatttgttaatttttagaCTTAAATTCATACTAGTGTTTTAAACGTTTTCGTACGTAGATATGGTAAGCTTACAGGTTTCTTCTGTTCGTAGTATATATACATGATTAATTGTTATTTCTATTTGTTATTGATCTTGCCTGACTtcacatttacttttttttgtgtgctcaactattgtttaattttccaGAGGTATGATGCCGGAAAGGAAATTGCTTTTGACTAGAGGGTTTCAAATTTGAAGGAGGTTCCTTTATGCATTAAATTTCCACATTCACAACTGGTGCATAAAGTTTGCTTTGCTTTAAATATCACAATAATTATCTATGTACTGCAGTTTAGTCCAATCTtctaatttgattttctattaCTTGTGAAATATCATTTTGACTGAGTTCTAGGATTTTATACATGACTTTGGACCCTGATAGCCAGACACTACAATGTGGGAAAAATAACTATGATAAActtcataataaaaaaaataaccatGATAAActtcataataaaaaaaataaccgATGCTAAACACCTTAAAGACGggaaatatataataaataatgtgATTCTCTTTAAGGCATCGAAATCAATgttattttgaagaaaatgaatataAATATCATTAATGCATTAATTTATTCGAAGAGATCATGTCATTTATTATAATAGGCATCAGTTTTCTCCGATATCTTTTATATCCCTAATTAGCATCACCTTACAAGTTACAatgcataagttttttttactGTAAAAGGCAACGGTTTTTCCCCCATgcctattattatttttttggtagtgaaatttttttagtattCTGAAAAGCTGTTAGGAGTTGGATaataatttagtttggtttgattattttttttatatctcGAAGTTGACTTGGTTCGGGCTTAAGTTTAAATTTGGCTCGGGTtaataatatttgaaaaagaataagacaaatacaaaaaacatAACACTATGAAAGATTGGTCATCAATATTCAATACAAAGAAGTAAAAGCAATGAACATCTTTAActtttttgatttatttccaTAGAAGACCATAGACATATTCTTTTTAGTAAATTCCACTTACATGCTTTTGGTGTAAATAATGGGTTTcaccaaacaccaaactgAATGAGGCTTTATATGGTTCTTAATTATATCGAGTCCATTTGTAGCCCTAACCAATTTGATTAATATTGGTAACGTAGAGGAGTGCAAAAACCAAGTACAtccctttttataaaaaaaatttattttattttaatatttatgttaaTTAAGTTGCATTTGGATGGAGGGATTTAAAAGAAGAGATTTGGATTTAACAACTAGCTAAATTTGCTATAAAAACAAGAACCACATTAATTACATATAGTATACTTGAAATGAATATGAAATGACCATATCCATGGAATCATTTTAAATCCACttgttttcttgatttctttccTATTGAAATCTTGACGTATATACACCCTAAAAAAACATGGATTCGCCAACAACTAGATGTTGTTGCCCAATGTCAAAAGTCGTTAATTACCTAAAAGAGTAATTAAGAAAGGCTTTTTATTGCAAAATGTCCCTAAGGTTAACGAAACTATCATATTGAGtccttcttgtttttttgtgtcatttgTGGTCCTCGAGGTTAACACGGGTGCTCACAAATAGTCATTGCCATTAGCTTCCGTCTAAAAATCTGTTAAATTGTTGACGtgacatatatataagacACATATCCAATGAAATGATACCACGTGGAttatatcaataaatatatatttcaaaaataattttaaatttgtaaaccataaaacccaaactaataataaaagaaatcaaaatgattacaaaccccaaaaaataaaaaactactAGCTCCATTGCACCTCACCCCCAAGCATCGCTACACCCCTTCCCCCTCCTTCCTCCTCTATCTGGTCTCCCTCTGCCCCTCTCTCAGCCTCTCTCATCCCTCCCTGACCCAACTCCAGCCCCGCTTCCCTTACCCAGATATCGTAGATTTTCCCCCACCTCATCGACTCTGCTAATCTGCCCACCCCAACCACCGCCGCTAATATGCCTATGCCTATGGTTGGACGGTTTGATGATTCAAATtcaaggaaaaataataatattttccttcatcatCAAGAATCAATAAATCAACATCAATTCATAACTATAGTCCTTGATTATTTTCATGAGAAGGGGGGAACTGGGGGTTGGGGTtacgtgagagagagaggcatgCGATGGAGctagtggttttttttttggtttgtaataattttggtttattttattattagttttctatggtttataaatttaaaattatttttgaaatatatatttttaatataatccATGTGGCATCATTTCATTGGATATGTGAGTCCAACatgtatgccacgtcagcaattTAACAGATTTTTGGACGGAAGTTAATTACAATGACTATTTGTGAGCACCCATGTTAAcgttgaggaccacgaatgacaccaaaaaaaaaggacgcaatctgatagttttgTTAACCTCAGGgaccttttgtgataaaaagctattaagaaaagataaaatggGTATTtatattccataaaaataggacccattatctgattttgtttttaatttatttttttaaaatataaattgactatattatcttcatttaattaataattttaatttttaatgtttgcattaaccaatggtattttttggtattttgaatgtttcaccattctctatcttttacttaatatatatagattacGAAATTGATTTAACTAAATTTTACATATTAGTTCTTTTTCTAGTATATATTgttaagattaaaaaaaaatggtcaaagtaaattatataatttttttaaaaaattaaatggtaaaTATAAGCCAACATGTGTTCCCAAAATTTAGGGATATGTGTTGTGTTTCAAAATGGTGGTTATAAAAGATAATAGACCAAAAAATGAGGCTGAATCCTATCGGCacttatttgaaattcaaaagtgTTGTTTGTCCAAGGGAGTCTTATCCAGTTGCCTATAAAAAGGCTacaatagaaaaagaaaagagaaaaggaggcaagagataaaagaaaaaggctacTAGAGAAATTAGGGCAGtagaaagaagaggaaaaaaaattactacaGCTATTCTATcatctccaatttttttttttttttttggttaggCATAGCATGCCAAAAATCCATGGGTgagaaaccctaaaattatTTGGATGCAAAATCTATAAATGAGCACTAAGTCACCCTGAAAAATCATTGAATACGAAATCCATTATTAGATGAGAAAtccttaaatttatttaagatGAGAAATCCTTATAGGTGAGAAACCTCTCGTCTGTGATAGAAATTCTCAAAACAAGCATTAAAAAAGCCCTAAGATTTCTATTTGAATTATTGACCGCTAAAGAGGTCAGCATGCTGATCTATGCAAAGACCAAACTCTCAAACCAAAGCTCAAATGGTCCAACTTGTTCAAATTACTGTTGTTGTCGGCAGCAAGGAAAAATGGTGCTCATCACTTTTCTGCAGGATTGGCTTAATTATCAAATATCTTAGTTTCAAACTATGGGcacttttgtcaaaaaaattatgggcACTTAGTTTCAAACTTCGACCAAATAAATTGTCAAGAATTATTTTCTCCTCATGGCAAGCAAAGAATTGTCAATgatcaaattaaattagtgGGTTTATCAAAATTTTGACCATTAGTTTTCTTTGACATTGATAATGAAAAGATGGTATAAAActatttcatattttctcatgggtcatctacccatgcaaatttcaatgagatcaaattcaaatctctcaaacacaaattcttaaTTAGTAGACCACACTTAtccattaattttcaaatgttggaactacgttggtttgatcccatCAAAGTACGTAGGTAGTCTTCCATACCAATAAATGCAACTgcaaccaaatttgaatccCTGATTTATCCTAACCAAATTCGCCCAAACACTTTTCCAAATACAAATGTTGATTGTAGAAAATTAGTTGGTTCATCAAAAttgcttattattttttcttgggcattgacaataagaaaaatggtaCAAAAACTATCCAATTTTTCCATGGGTCATttacctatgaaaatcttaAAATCTCCAAATTGTCTTAAAGATGCAATTTCTAAATTAGttggccacacttacccattaattttcaaattttggaacTACGTCGGTTTGATCCCATTAAGGATACGTAGACAGTCTACAATCCCAATAGATGCAACCGCAACCAAATTCGAATCTCTGGTTTATCCTAACCAAATTCGCTCAAACACTTTTCCAAGTGCAATGAGTCATTCACTTATCGCAATTCCGCACTAGGTTGGTTTGATCCTATATCAAGGGTGTGTAGGCAGTCTACATCCCAATAGATGCAACCgcaaccaaatttgaatcaTTGGCTACAACAACCAAATTCCCACAAATCAAATATCCATCTCGAcacaaatcaattccaaactacgttggtttgatccaTTTAAAATGGTACGTAGGCAAttagagattcaatctagatgcaaccgCCCAAATCTTAAATCCAAATAGAATCCTTGGTTTATTCTTAACCAAATTAGCCTCAAACACAATTCAAAATTGAACCCCTAgtttattcagctaaattcactcaatacaattcaaatcaaatttttcttGCAATGAGTTATTTACTCATTGCATttctttgaactacgagtggcttgattctAGCAAGGGATACGCAAGCACCCTAAGGTTCGACCTAGGGGCAGCCGCAAAACCAAACACACAcgttctattttttttatgatggaatcaaagaGTGTTCCCTTGAACCAAgaaattgtaattaagagacatTGCATCTTGAATGGAttgaacctaaaataataaaaccttattatttaattaatggTGATGAAATTATGTTAGAATgttcacatttttcttcaacatatataatatgaatTAATACACATGATGACACACTTCATACTATAACCAAGGACAATCGTTGCTAaatccatgttttttttattaatatatatacttggaTTGTTATAAGATAAACAAACAATTCTATCTTAAAATGTCATCTAAACCCATAAATTTGGAA
The window above is part of the Prunus dulcis chromosome 1, ALMONDv2, whole genome shotgun sequence genome. Proteins encoded here:
- the LOC117616193 gene encoding cytochrome P450 82A3-like, whose amino-acid sequence is MDLQLSSLVALVVVTFAFSLFIRSRFWKPRAVRKSPPLAGGAWPIIGHLRLFKSPAEPLHMALGKLADKYGPIFTIKYGVERAVVVSSSEMAKECLKTHDKVFSSRVQSVVSEILGYNYAFFAFSTYGRYFHEIKKKVMHELFSNHRIEMLKHVRESEVSTSIREIYEQWTKNKKSGGSNEVVVEMKEWFGDISENVIFRMILGQRCTEAKNYAKNPLPGELMGRKIFHDVLHMLGTVVLSDAVPFLRWLDLGGHQIQKAMRKKLKEVDQLLQVWLDEHKQKRKISGGVKGDDDRDFMDTMISFLDDDLKVTKEYDADTINKATAMTILLAGVDVTTGTLSWALSLLLNNPVTLKRAQEELDQVIGRERQVKESDIDNLVYLEAVLKETMRLYPPGPVPLAHVSTEDCILGGYHIPAKTRVFINIGKIQLDPKTWPEPNEFRPERFLTTHKNIDVRGQDFELIPFSSGRRMCAGLSLAMKMMPLALASLLHGFEIATPSDEPVDMSENMELTNHKSSLLEVVVTPRLPAQLYE